The window GCTGGTTTTCGGCCGAAAGCAATCTCTGTCTGAGCCGGCTTTAGCCGGGCTTCTGTGGTGCATAATGCCACCAGCTTTAGCTGGTGGTCGCGACCGAATGATTCCCTTGTCAGCCGGCTTTAGCCTGGCTTCTCATCCCTGGCTTTAGCCTTGCTGGGGAGAGGTTTCAAGTGGACGCGCGCGGTCGAGAAGCACGGCTGAAGCCGGCTCCGATAGAGATTTGGATGGTGCCGCCCCCACCGGCTAAAGCTGGTGGCAGACGACAAAAAGCCCGGCTGAAGCCGGCTCAACCAATATCTTTTTCGTGTTGTGGCGACCATCGGCTGAAGCCGGTGGCCGGACGGGAGCCGCTTATTAGCTAGCGCTAACTAGGAAAACATGCCGTCGTGGCCGACGGCGTCGAAGGCGTGCGGGAAGTGTTCGACGGTCGGTTTGCCGCGGCCCGCCGGCCAGGTGATGGCCACCACGTCGAACCGGGCAGGGTACTCCAACAAACCGTGTCGCCGCAGGTAGGCCACGGCCAACCGGGTCAGCCGCCGCTGTTTGTCGTCGTCGACCGCGTCGGCCGGGTGGCCGGCATCCTGGGAGCGGCGCGTCTTCACCTCGACGAACACGACCGTGCGTCCGTCGACGGCCACCAGGTCGAGCTCGCCTAGCGCGGCCCGGCTGCCGCGGGCCACAATGCGGTATCCTCGCCGGCGCAAGTGCCGGGCCGCCAAGGCTTCGCCCCGTTGTCCGAGCGTCGCCGGTCGGAACCAACGTTGCCAACTCCGGGCGAGCCACGCACGGCCGAACATGGTGCGGTTCCCGCCAGCGCTTATTGCTGCTTGCCGGCTTCTTCTTTCTGATCGCCGCGCCGTTCGCGGAGCCGCACGGCCTTGCCGACCCGGTCGCGGAGGAAGTAAAGCTTGGCGCGGCGCACCACGCCCGAACGCTTGACCTCGATCTTGGCGATCCGCGGCGAATGCAGCGGAAACTTGCGCTCGACGCCTTCGCCCTGCACGATGCGGCGGACGACAAACATCTCGCGGGTGCCCGAACCGCTGCGGGCGATCACCACGCCGTTGAAAATCTGGATGCGTTCCTTTTCGCCTTCCAGAATGCGCGTGTGAACATCGACGGTGTCGCCGATCTTGAAGTCGGGCAGTTCCGCCTTGAGGTGCGGCTTTTCCACCTGGGCAAGTAGTTGCTGGCTCATAAAATGGGTCCTTTCTGTGTCGTAATCGTTTCTGGATAAGTTGTAGGGTGGGACCAGCGAGCTTGCGAGCGCCGGCCCACCGTCAAAGGGTTCAGGGTTCAGGGTTCAGGGTTCAGGCGCGCCCCGTAGCGGCCAATGTCCGCCGCACTTTGCGTTGGGCCGGCGCGAGTTGGTTCCACCTTAGGGCCTTCCTGAACCCTGAACCCTGAACCCTCTCACGCCGGCGCTCGCAAGCTCGCTGGTCCCACCCTACGTTTTTTTATCTCTTCGTTCCCGCGTCCGCTTCAAACTTTGCTCTCGCCGCCAACGGGCAATCTCGCCGTGATTGCCGCCGATCAGCACTTCCGGCACTTCG of the Pirellulales bacterium genome contains:
- a CDS encoding YraN family protein codes for the protein MFGRAWLARSWQRWFRPATLGQRGEALAARHLRRRGYRIVARGSRAALGELDLVAVDGRTVVFVEVKTRRSQDAGHPADAVDDDKQRRLTRLAVAYLRRHGLLEYPARFDVVAITWPAGRGKPTVEHFPHAFDAVGHDGMFS
- the rplS gene encoding 50S ribosomal protein L19, whose protein sequence is MSQQLLAQVEKPHLKAELPDFKIGDTVDVHTRILEGEKERIQIFNGVVIARSGSGTREMFVVRRIVQGEGVERKFPLHSPRIAKIEVKRSGVVRRAKLYFLRDRVGKAVRLRERRGDQKEEAGKQQ